Proteins found in one Microbacterium sp. LWS13-1.2 genomic segment:
- the tatC gene encoding twin-arginine translocase subunit TatC, whose translation MSLGGHLRELRKRFFIAAAGLVVGMVVAFLISGWVIDLLSQPIVEIAGERGDQYIALNFTTVSSGFDLHMRIAFAIGLLISAPVWLWQIWAFIMPGLTRKEVQYTVGFLAAAIPLFMAGLYVGWLIMPHMVVLMSNFVPNDQGIAQFYDYATYYDFVFKLLLVIGVSFVTPVFLVALNLAGVVSGRDILKGWRVAIIIITVFAAAATPAADVTSMLLLAGILCVLYFAAVGLSMLFDRRKAKRAATLLPPEAP comes from the coding sequence ATGTCCCTCGGCGGGCATCTGCGCGAGCTGCGGAAGCGATTCTTCATCGCGGCGGCCGGTCTCGTCGTCGGCATGGTGGTCGCGTTCCTCATCAGCGGCTGGGTGATCGATCTGCTCTCGCAGCCGATCGTGGAGATCGCGGGGGAGCGGGGCGACCAGTACATCGCCCTGAACTTCACGACCGTCTCGAGCGGCTTCGATCTGCACATGCGCATCGCCTTTGCGATCGGCCTTCTCATCTCGGCGCCGGTGTGGCTGTGGCAGATCTGGGCGTTCATCATGCCCGGGCTCACGCGCAAGGAGGTCCAGTACACCGTCGGCTTCCTGGCCGCGGCGATCCCGCTCTTCATGGCGGGCCTCTACGTCGGCTGGCTGATCATGCCGCACATGGTCGTGCTGATGTCGAACTTCGTGCCGAACGACCAGGGCATCGCGCAGTTCTACGACTACGCCACGTATTACGACTTCGTCTTCAAGCTGCTGCTCGTGATCGGCGTGTCCTTCGTGACTCCGGTGTTCCTCGTCGCCCTCAACCTCGCGGGCGTGGTGTCGGGCCGCGACATCCTCAAGGGCTGGCGCGTCGCGATCATCATCATCACCGTCTTCGCCGCCGCGGCGACTCCCGCCGCCGATGTCACCTCGATGCTGCTTCTCGCGGGGATCCTGTGCGTGCTGTACTTCGCCGCGGTCGGGCTGTCCATGCTCTTCGACCGCCGCAAGGCGAAGCGCGCGGCCACGCTCCTCCCGCCCGAGGCGCCGTGA
- the tatA gene encoding Sec-independent protein translocase subunit TatA — translation MGAFGWPHLLIILAVILLLFGAAKLPALAKSLGQSARVFKGEMKAMKEDDSSAKSKAENVSSDAPKADTPASSSSTADPSS, via the coding sequence ATGGGCGCATTCGGATGGCCGCATCTTCTGATCATCCTCGCGGTGATCCTGCTCCTCTTCGGGGCTGCAAAGCTGCCGGCTCTCGCCAAGAGCCTCGGTCAGTCCGCCCGGGTGTTCAAGGGTGAGATGAAGGCGATGAAGGAGGACGACTCCTCGGCCAAGTCCAAGGCCGAGAACGTGTCGTCGGATGCTCCGAAGGCCGATACTCCGGCGAGCTCGAGCAGCACCGCAGACCCGTCCTCCTGA
- a CDS encoding WYL domain-containing protein produces MTARRPLVATDRAALMLQLVPYLIGKGEVSLAEAADEFDVAPEQMRSMVEKLTVIGLPGDRGYWQMSNDLFDIDWDLLDERDLIVITNSVGLERSPKLTAREAAALLAGLQLARSIPGVGDTELYSGLLAKLARGASATPAEVILAPEPVDAVRDLVADALRRGVAVSFTYKAPDAAPTTRTVDPVKVHIASGQWYLQGWCHLREAMRTFHLDRVSDLELTSIPSTHAGEQAPDWFDTDAGDIVARIRFPEEVAPLLGDYLDRATLETSGGVTIATMRVADELSLRRLAARRGGAVEVLEPAGARKAVAEWAEAGLAQYR; encoded by the coding sequence ATGACGGCGCGCAGGCCACTGGTGGCGACGGACCGCGCCGCCCTCATGCTGCAACTCGTGCCGTACCTCATCGGCAAGGGCGAGGTCTCGCTCGCCGAGGCCGCCGACGAGTTCGACGTCGCGCCCGAGCAGATGCGGTCGATGGTCGAGAAGCTGACGGTCATCGGCCTTCCCGGCGACCGGGGCTACTGGCAGATGTCGAACGACCTGTTCGACATCGATTGGGACCTCCTCGACGAACGCGACCTGATCGTCATCACGAACTCGGTCGGCCTGGAGCGGTCGCCGAAGCTGACGGCCCGCGAAGCCGCCGCGCTGCTCGCGGGTCTGCAGCTGGCGCGTTCCATCCCGGGCGTGGGCGACACCGAGCTCTACTCAGGGCTGCTGGCCAAGCTGGCACGCGGAGCGTCCGCCACGCCGGCAGAGGTGATCCTGGCTCCTGAGCCGGTCGACGCCGTGCGCGACCTCGTCGCCGACGCGCTGCGTCGCGGCGTCGCCGTCTCGTTCACCTACAAGGCGCCCGACGCCGCACCCACGACCCGCACCGTCGATCCGGTCAAGGTGCACATCGCGAGCGGGCAGTGGTATCTGCAGGGCTGGTGCCATCTGCGCGAGGCGATGCGCACCTTCCACCTGGACCGCGTCAGCGACCTCGAGCTCACCAGCATCCCCAGCACGCACGCGGGAGAGCAGGCGCCCGACTGGTTCGACACCGACGCCGGTGACATCGTCGCCCGCATCCGCTTCCCCGAAGAGGTCGCACCACTGCTCGGCGACTACCTCGACCGCGCGACGCTCGAGACCTCCGGCGGCGTCACGATCGCCACCATGCGGGTCGCCGACGAACTGAGCCTGCGCCGTCTCGCGGCACGCCGCGGAGGCGCCGTCGAGGTGCTCGAGCCCGCCGGCGCGCGCAAGGCTGTGGCAGAGTGGGCTGAAGCCGGCTTGGCGCAATACCGCTGA
- a CDS encoding WYL domain-containing protein: MPATAAAKIPPEERLVNLVVALIATDQGLTKDTILTSVAGYREQSEAGASKDALEKMFERDKESLRGLGVPIETIGDWADPDDLREARYRVPSAEYELPEDIEFTPAEQALLTLAGGVWSQSSMSDDARSGLRKIRALGDLVDEPIIGFSPRLSMHDPAFPGLQQAIESSRVVTFPYLKPGEEAPRTRRVQPLALIEYEGRWHVFGIDLDVRADRTFLLQRIVGPVTLARASFDPALREGAGERALAGLDEVAARNSALLEVNPGTEAALRLARRAQPAEQGIRVPYVDAHIFADELASYGPEVRVVAPAELRDRVIDRLAATRDLHEAASTNARSQS; the protein is encoded by the coding sequence GTGCCTGCCACTGCCGCCGCGAAGATCCCGCCCGAGGAGCGCCTTGTCAACCTCGTGGTGGCCCTCATCGCGACCGACCAGGGGCTGACGAAGGACACGATCCTGACCTCGGTCGCCGGCTACCGCGAGCAGAGCGAGGCGGGCGCGTCGAAAGACGCGCTCGAGAAGATGTTCGAGCGCGACAAGGAGTCGCTGCGCGGCCTCGGCGTGCCGATCGAGACGATCGGCGACTGGGCCGATCCCGACGACCTGCGCGAGGCGCGCTATCGCGTGCCGAGCGCCGAGTACGAGCTGCCCGAGGACATCGAGTTCACCCCGGCCGAGCAGGCGCTCCTCACACTTGCCGGAGGCGTGTGGAGCCAGAGCTCGATGTCGGACGATGCCCGCAGCGGTCTGCGGAAGATCCGCGCGCTCGGCGACCTCGTCGACGAGCCCATCATCGGATTCTCGCCGCGCCTCAGCATGCACGATCCCGCCTTCCCGGGGCTGCAGCAGGCGATCGAGTCGAGCCGCGTCGTCACCTTCCCGTACCTCAAGCCGGGGGAGGAGGCTCCTCGCACGCGCCGGGTGCAGCCCCTGGCCCTCATCGAGTACGAGGGCCGCTGGCACGTGTTCGGCATCGATCTCGACGTGCGGGCCGATCGCACGTTCCTCCTCCAGCGGATCGTCGGGCCCGTCACCCTCGCACGCGCCTCGTTCGACCCGGCCTTGCGCGAGGGCGCAGGAGAGCGGGCGCTGGCCGGCCTCGACGAGGTCGCCGCCCGGAACTCGGCCCTCCTCGAGGTCAACCCCGGCACCGAGGCCGCGCTCCGGCTCGCCCGCCGGGCGCAGCCTGCCGAGCAGGGCATCCGCGTGCCGTACGTCGACGCCCACATCTTCGCCGACGAGCTCGCCTCCTACGGACCCGAGGTGCGTGTCGTCGCTCCGGCGGAGCTGCGGGACCGCGTGATCGACCGCCTCGCGGCCACACGCGACCTGCACGAGGCAGCGTCGACCAACGCGAGGAGCCAGTCATGA
- a CDS encoding FKBP-type peptidyl-prolyl cis-trans isomerase — MRKIPAALAVLGLVTVGLAGCSMPGSSSDCSRPAVSDADVMDLIEVTGDTEDQPEVDVYTPLHAPHLAFEDVVSGDGTPITAQNQLMVVDVALFSGTTGEPIVATAYDGDLSRVSSPDQWTTNFPGFEESLQCATEGSRVAVAMSPDDMSPDVSVGFGLDEEDTVVAVIDLRKVYLPAADGQNQFNSGFGLPTVVRAPDGQPGLIIPDGAPPTDLVVQTLKKGTGETVTGDQPVRVHYSGVVWGEDETFDSTWGDQPASVTADAVVPGFAKALEGQSVGSQVLVVVPPDQGYGDDANGAVPPGSTLVYVIDILGVDVPPAE, encoded by the coding sequence GTGCGCAAGATCCCCGCTGCCCTCGCCGTCCTGGGACTGGTGACCGTCGGCCTGGCCGGATGCTCGATGCCCGGCTCGTCGTCAGACTGCTCCCGTCCTGCCGTGTCCGACGCCGACGTCATGGACCTCATCGAAGTCACCGGCGACACCGAGGACCAGCCCGAGGTCGACGTGTACACGCCGCTGCACGCGCCGCACCTCGCCTTCGAGGACGTCGTCTCGGGCGACGGCACGCCGATCACCGCGCAGAACCAGCTCATGGTGGTCGACGTCGCGCTCTTCAGCGGTACGACCGGTGAGCCGATCGTGGCGACCGCGTACGACGGCGACCTGTCGCGCGTCTCGTCGCCGGATCAGTGGACGACGAACTTCCCCGGCTTCGAAGAGTCCCTGCAGTGCGCCACCGAGGGCTCGCGCGTCGCAGTCGCGATGTCGCCGGACGACATGTCGCCCGACGTCTCGGTCGGCTTCGGCCTGGACGAGGAGGACACCGTCGTGGCGGTGATCGACCTGCGCAAGGTGTATCTCCCCGCCGCCGACGGGCAGAACCAGTTCAACAGCGGCTTCGGCCTGCCCACCGTCGTGCGTGCGCCCGACGGCCAGCCGGGCCTGATCATCCCCGACGGCGCCCCGCCCACCGACCTCGTCGTCCAGACCCTGAAGAAGGGCACCGGAGAGACGGTGACCGGCGACCAGCCGGTGCGCGTCCACTACAGCGGTGTCGTCTGGGGCGAGGACGAGACGTTCGACAGCACATGGGGCGATCAGCCCGCGTCGGTCACGGCCGACGCGGTCGTCCCCGGTTTCGCGAAGGCGCTCGAGGGCCAGAGCGTCGGCTCGCAGGTGCTGGTCGTCGTCCCGCCCGACCAGGGCTACGGCGACGACGCCAACGGCGCCGTCCCGCCCGGCTCGACGCTCGTCTACGTCATCGACATCCTCGGCGTCGACGTCCCGCCGGCGGAGTGA
- a CDS encoding tRNA (adenine-N1)-methyltransferase has protein sequence MTDNLAAAERPSGPFRLGDRVQLTGPKGRLHTITLRADGELHTHHGVLKHTQLIGQPDGSVVANSGGHEYLALRPLLRDFVMSMPRGAAIVYPKDAAQILAEADIFPGATVVEAGVGSGALSLWLLRAIGGYGRLVSFERRDDFAAVARANVETFIGEVPANWDVVVGDLAEELTDTVAPASVDRIVLDMLAPWECIDVVAEALTPGGVVVCYVATATQLSRVAEYIRGTGLFTEPDANETMVRGWHVEGLAVRPDHRMVAHTGFLIWARRLAPGAIAPEVKRRASKSSYGDEDVELWTPGAVGDRQITDKNLRKRVREAERAAEGARQASGRAGEPDGTA, from the coding sequence ATGACCGACAACCTCGCCGCCGCCGAACGACCGAGTGGTCCCTTCCGCCTCGGTGACCGCGTCCAGCTCACCGGTCCCAAGGGCCGGCTCCACACCATCACGCTGCGCGCGGACGGCGAGCTGCACACGCACCACGGCGTCCTCAAGCACACGCAGCTGATCGGCCAGCCGGACGGGTCCGTCGTCGCCAACAGCGGCGGCCACGAGTACCTCGCGCTGCGGCCGCTGCTGCGGGACTTCGTGATGTCGATGCCGCGCGGCGCCGCCATCGTCTACCCGAAGGATGCCGCCCAGATCCTCGCCGAGGCCGACATCTTCCCGGGCGCCACCGTGGTCGAGGCCGGGGTCGGATCGGGAGCCCTGTCACTGTGGCTCCTGCGGGCGATCGGCGGCTACGGACGCCTGGTGTCGTTCGAGCGCCGTGACGACTTCGCCGCCGTCGCCCGCGCGAACGTCGAGACTTTCATCGGCGAGGTCCCCGCGAACTGGGACGTGGTCGTCGGAGACCTGGCCGAGGAGCTCACCGACACCGTGGCTCCGGCATCCGTCGACCGCATCGTCCTCGACATGCTGGCGCCGTGGGAATGCATCGACGTCGTCGCCGAGGCCCTCACGCCCGGCGGCGTCGTCGTCTGCTACGTCGCGACCGCGACGCAGCTGAGCCGCGTCGCGGAGTACATCCGCGGCACCGGCCTGTTCACCGAGCCCGACGCGAACGAGACGATGGTGCGCGGCTGGCACGTCGAAGGCCTCGCCGTGCGTCCTGACCACCGCATGGTCGCGCACACGGGCTTCCTGATCTGGGCGCGCCGCCTGGCACCCGGCGCCATCGCACCGGAGGTCAAGCGCCGGGCCTCGAAGTCCAGTTACGGCGACGAGGACGTCGAGCTGTGGACGCCGGGCGCGGTCGGCGACCGGCAGATCACCGACAAGAACCTGCGCAAGCGCGTCCGCGAGGCCGAGCGCGCGGCGGAGGGCGCCCGTCAGGCGTCGGGACGCGCGGGCGAGCCCGACGGCACCGCCTAG
- a CDS encoding HAD family phosphatase, with amino-acid sequence MNEPRLSAVLWDMDGTLVDTEPYWMAAETPLIESFGGTWSHEQALGLVGLGLEDSARILQGTGVRMSTDAIIDHLTDDVMGQLNVTGVPFRPGARELLADLRDAGIKTGLVTMSMRRMAQTVVDLIDFEAFDVVIAGDDATRPKPFPDPYLQACEVLGVAPHETVAIEDSPNGLRSAVASGAAVIGVPLMVSLTGAGAHILWDTLDGRTADDVIAFHAAHRARVHASDPAEEIAR; translated from the coding sequence GTGAATGAGCCCCGCCTCTCGGCCGTCCTGTGGGATATGGACGGCACCCTCGTCGACACCGAGCCGTACTGGATGGCGGCGGAGACGCCGCTCATCGAGAGCTTCGGCGGGACGTGGTCGCACGAGCAGGCGCTCGGCCTGGTGGGCCTCGGACTTGAGGATTCCGCGCGCATCCTGCAGGGGACCGGGGTGCGCATGAGCACCGACGCCATCATCGATCACCTCACCGACGACGTCATGGGCCAGCTGAACGTCACCGGGGTGCCGTTCCGTCCCGGCGCGCGCGAGCTGCTCGCGGACCTTCGCGATGCCGGCATCAAGACGGGCCTGGTGACGATGTCGATGCGGCGCATGGCGCAGACGGTCGTCGACCTCATCGACTTCGAGGCGTTCGACGTCGTGATCGCGGGCGACGACGCGACGCGCCCGAAGCCCTTCCCCGACCCGTACCTGCAGGCGTGCGAGGTACTGGGCGTCGCTCCGCACGAGACGGTGGCGATCGAGGACTCCCCGAACGGCCTGCGTTCGGCCGTGGCCTCCGGCGCCGCCGTGATCGGCGTGCCGCTCATGGTCTCGCTCACCGGCGCCGGCGCGCACATCCTCTGGGACACGCTCGACGGACGCACCGCCGACGACGTCATCGCCTTCCACGCGGCGCACCGCGCACGCGTCCACGCCTCCGACCCGGCCGAGGAGATCGCCCGATGA
- a CDS encoding PAC2 family protein: protein MDGLGRRVLVAAFDGWNDAGEAASSAITQLREGGSYETVFSVDPELYFDYQYTRPHIAADGDGRRTLRWPEASLLRPARTTRGTQLWLLTGVEPARAWQAFSSEFIDMALREDITGFVAIGSMMSDVPHTRPISVFAGSDNENLRGALELERSSYEGPVGILSVLGDAAERAGIPTASLWASVPHYVAGHTPSPKATLALLDKLEDLTGAPVPRGDLATEAAAWEASIDAAAADDEEMTEYIHQLERTRDTWDSPEASGDAIAQEFERYLRRTDGKPGDGPSKPGRDDPRR, encoded by the coding sequence GTGGACGGACTGGGTCGTCGTGTTCTCGTCGCCGCATTCGATGGATGGAACGACGCTGGCGAAGCCGCGTCGTCCGCCATCACGCAACTGCGCGAGGGCGGATCGTACGAGACCGTCTTCTCGGTGGATCCCGAGCTCTACTTCGACTACCAGTACACGCGCCCGCACATCGCCGCGGACGGCGACGGACGACGCACGCTCCGCTGGCCGGAGGCCTCGCTGCTGCGCCCGGCACGCACGACCCGCGGCACGCAGCTGTGGCTGCTCACGGGAGTCGAGCCGGCCCGCGCGTGGCAGGCCTTCTCGTCCGAGTTCATCGACATGGCGCTGCGGGAGGACATCACGGGCTTCGTCGCGATCGGCTCCATGATGTCGGACGTGCCGCACACGCGCCCGATCTCCGTCTTCGCGGGCAGCGACAACGAGAACCTGCGCGGTGCCCTCGAGCTGGAGCGTAGCTCGTACGAGGGGCCCGTCGGCATCCTGAGCGTGCTCGGCGACGCGGCGGAGCGCGCCGGCATCCCGACGGCCAGCCTGTGGGCGAGCGTCCCGCATTACGTCGCCGGACACACGCCGTCGCCCAAGGCGACGCTCGCGCTCCTCGACAAGCTCGAAGACCTCACCGGCGCGCCGGTCCCCCGCGGCGATCTGGCCACCGAGGCGGCGGCCTGGGAGGCCTCCATCGACGCGGCCGCGGCCGACGACGAGGAGATGACGGAGTACATCCACCAGCTCGAGCGCACGCGCGACACATGGGACTCCCCCGAGGCGTCGGGCGATGCGATCGCACAGGAGTTCGAGCGCTATCTGCGCCGCACCGACGGAAAGCCGGGCGACGGCCCCAGCAAGCCCGGCCGCGACGACCCGCGCCGCTGA
- a CDS encoding undecaprenyl-diphosphate phosphatase, with product MLLEAIILGFVQGLTEFLPISSSAHLRILGEFLPSAQDPGAAFTAITQIGTEAAVVVFFWRDIVRIIGHWFRALFGRIPRNDPDAKLGWLIIIGSIPIVVLGLLFQDQIETVLRSLWITAGMLIFFGVLLGIADHVGAKKRKLQDITIGHGVIYGFAQSLALIPGVSRSGGTITAGLFMGYERAAAARYAFLLAIPAVFGSGFFQLFKSLDEPGVFTLGETAVATGVAFIVALGVIAFFMSWISKHSFLPFVVYRVALGSLLLVLLSMGVINP from the coding sequence ATGCTTCTCGAAGCGATCATCCTCGGCTTCGTCCAGGGACTGACCGAATTCCTGCCGATCTCCTCGAGCGCCCACCTGCGCATCCTCGGCGAGTTCCTGCCGTCGGCGCAGGATCCCGGCGCCGCGTTCACCGCGATCACGCAGATCGGCACGGAGGCTGCGGTCGTGGTGTTCTTCTGGCGCGACATCGTGAGGATCATCGGACACTGGTTCCGCGCCCTGTTCGGCCGGATCCCGCGCAACGACCCCGACGCGAAACTCGGCTGGCTCATCATCATCGGCAGCATCCCGATCGTCGTGCTCGGTCTTCTCTTCCAGGACCAGATCGAGACCGTGCTGCGGTCGCTGTGGATCACCGCCGGCATGCTGATCTTCTTCGGCGTGCTGCTCGGTATCGCCGATCACGTCGGAGCCAAGAAGCGCAAGCTCCAGGACATCACGATCGGCCACGGCGTGATCTACGGCTTCGCCCAGTCGCTCGCGCTCATCCCCGGCGTGTCGCGGTCGGGCGGCACCATCACGGCCGGTCTCTTCATGGGATACGAGCGCGCGGCCGCCGCCCGCTACGCGTTCCTGCTCGCGATCCCCGCCGTGTTCGGCAGCGGCTTCTTCCAGCTCTTCAAGAGCCTCGACGAGCCGGGCGTGTTCACGCTCGGCGAGACCGCCGTGGCGACGGGCGTCGCGTTCATCGTGGCGCTGGGAGTGATCGCGTTCTTCATGAGCTGGATCTCCAAGCACAGCTTCCTGCCGTTCGTGGTGTACCGCGTCGCGTTGGGCTCGCTGCTCCTCGTACTGCTCAGCATGGGCGTCATCAACCCCTGA
- a CDS encoding M20/M25/M40 family metallo-hydrolase, giving the protein MPSPDLGLPEVASVARDLIRFDTTNHGGGRAAGEREAAEYVGAYLSDLGLAPEYYEPIPRRTNVMARVPGRNRDKPALVLHGHLDVVPAIAEHWSVDPFEGVVRDGMLWGRGAVDMKDMDAMILTSVADILRSGGQPERDLVLAFFADEENGGVEGSALVVEDRPGWFEGATEAISEVGGYSIPLGDRHAYLLQVGEKALVWIRLVARGRAAHGSSFHSDNAVTRLAEAVAALGRTAWPVTLTDTTREMTARLAELTGQPAGDPDAVAAAAGAASGFLRSTLRTTTNPTGLIAGYKHNVIPDRAEALVDVRVLPGTEQAALADIRRIVGDGVDVEVVHQDIGLEVPFSGDLVDAMVAALGRHDPGAPVVPYLMGGGTDNKALAALGISGYGFAPLRLPADLDFTGMFHGVDERVPIDALVFGQAVLTDLLRTY; this is encoded by the coding sequence ATGCCCTCACCCGATCTCGGCCTCCCCGAAGTCGCTTCGGTGGCACGGGATCTGATCCGCTTCGACACGACGAACCACGGTGGCGGGCGCGCCGCGGGGGAGCGCGAGGCCGCGGAGTACGTCGGCGCGTACCTGTCGGACCTCGGACTGGCCCCGGAGTACTACGAGCCGATCCCGCGCCGCACCAACGTCATGGCGCGCGTGCCGGGGCGCAATCGCGACAAGCCGGCGCTCGTGCTGCACGGCCACCTCGACGTCGTCCCGGCCATCGCCGAGCACTGGAGCGTCGACCCGTTCGAGGGCGTCGTCCGCGACGGGATGCTGTGGGGCCGCGGTGCGGTGGACATGAAGGACATGGATGCCATGATCCTGACCTCGGTCGCCGACATCCTCCGCTCCGGCGGGCAGCCGGAGCGGGACCTCGTGCTGGCGTTCTTCGCCGACGAAGAGAACGGCGGCGTCGAGGGGTCCGCGCTCGTCGTCGAGGACCGCCCAGGCTGGTTCGAGGGTGCGACGGAGGCGATCAGCGAGGTGGGCGGCTACTCCATCCCGCTCGGTGATCGTCACGCGTACCTCCTCCAGGTGGGGGAGAAGGCCCTGGTGTGGATCCGGCTCGTCGCCCGCGGCCGCGCGGCCCACGGCTCCAGCTTCCACTCCGACAACGCGGTGACACGCCTCGCCGAGGCCGTCGCGGCCCTCGGCCGCACCGCGTGGCCGGTGACGCTCACCGACACCACCCGCGAGATGACCGCGCGACTGGCGGAGCTCACGGGCCAGCCCGCCGGTGACCCCGACGCTGTCGCGGCTGCTGCGGGTGCGGCATCCGGATTCCTCCGCTCGACGCTGCGCACCACGACGAATCCGACCGGACTGATCGCCGGCTACAAGCACAATGTGATCCCCGACCGCGCCGAGGCGCTGGTCGACGTCCGCGTGCTGCCCGGCACCGAGCAGGCCGCCCTCGCCGACATCCGCCGCATCGTCGGCGACGGCGTGGACGTCGAGGTGGTCCACCAGGATATCGGTCTCGAGGTCCCGTTCTCGGGAGACCTCGTCGACGCGATGGTGGCGGCGCTGGGCCGCCACGACCCCGGCGCGCCGGTCGTGCCGTACCTCATGGGCGGCGGCACCGACAACAAGGCACTGGCCGCGCTCGGCATCTCGGGCTACGGCTTCGCCCCGCTCCGCCTCCCGGCCGATCTCGACTTCACCGGCATGTTCCACGGCGTCGACGAGCGCGTCCCGATCGACGCGCTGGTCTTCGGCCAAGCTGTGCTCACCGACCTGCTCCGCACCTACTGA
- a CDS encoding small multidrug efflux protein: MSLVDTFQDLVAQVPDLVQPLIVAAAGAVPFIEGEGAAVIGIIGGIHPAIAAAAGIVGNFVCVTVLVLLTARTRSAVVTRTRTRRLVAAGGGYIADVSSPPVGDERGSARKAKFQRALERYGVPGVSLLGPLLLPTQFTATMLAGAGVKTARILFWQGLAIVAWTTLLTFVVGGAMYVVH; the protein is encoded by the coding sequence ATGAGTCTCGTCGACACCTTCCAGGACCTCGTCGCCCAGGTGCCCGACCTCGTCCAGCCGCTCATCGTCGCCGCAGCGGGCGCCGTCCCGTTCATCGAGGGCGAGGGCGCGGCCGTGATCGGAATCATCGGCGGCATCCATCCTGCGATCGCCGCCGCGGCCGGCATCGTCGGCAATTTCGTGTGCGTCACCGTGCTCGTGCTGCTGACGGCGCGGACACGCTCGGCGGTCGTCACACGCACCCGCACGCGCCGGCTCGTCGCGGCCGGTGGAGGCTATATCGCCGACGTCTCGTCGCCTCCCGTCGGCGATGAGCGCGGTTCGGCGCGCAAGGCCAAGTTCCAGCGGGCGCTCGAGCGCTACGGCGTTCCCGGCGTCAGCCTGCTCGGACCGCTGCTGCTGCCCACACAGTTCACGGCGACGATGCTCGCCGGTGCGGGCGTGAAGACCGCACGCATCCTCTTCTGGCAGGGCCTGGCGATCGTCGCGTGGACGACCCTGCTGACGTTCGTCGTGGGTGGCGCGATGTATGTCGTGCACTGA
- a CDS encoding histidine kinase — protein sequence MSTSPVPAADTETAAQRHGRLRLSRGITATWWYTVSAVVFLEFMIVVVWTGALVEAGRAAATVATVGLSGLVWWLSTFLLLHDYRQRTEQSPLARWPRALAPLLVAGCFGLLAGLVSGLWLMGVLPLIQALVLLNWPAGVRGRAVIAATALLAALWFVDSRATMPPDASSTWWLLGFFSVTLPGMTVLSLWWWDVLMTVDRARASESRLAATQERLRVATDVHDLQGHHLQVIALQLELAERLMPNDPDAALTQLRAARQSVDEARQGTRDLALRFRSVPLTVEIANAADLLRAAGTSVQVTVHADADRAPASVLGPVIRETTTNALRHGGGRWARLSLTRDADAWRYEIENDAADASPSADGAGLEGIGRRVEDGGGSVEIRRRPQEFAVAVRVPVSTEESR from the coding sequence ATGAGCACCTCCCCCGTGCCGGCGGCGGACACCGAGACGGCGGCGCAACGACACGGACGGCTGCGCCTGTCGCGCGGGATCACCGCTACCTGGTGGTACACCGTTTCGGCGGTCGTGTTCCTGGAGTTCATGATCGTGGTCGTCTGGACCGGCGCGCTCGTCGAGGCGGGCCGAGCTGCCGCCACGGTGGCGACGGTCGGCCTCAGCGGGCTCGTGTGGTGGCTCTCGACGTTCCTCCTGCTGCACGACTACCGGCAGCGGACCGAGCAGAGTCCGCTCGCGCGGTGGCCGAGGGCGCTCGCGCCGCTGCTGGTCGCCGGGTGCTTCGGTCTGCTCGCGGGTCTGGTGTCGGGGCTGTGGCTGATGGGCGTCCTTCCGCTCATCCAGGCCCTGGTGCTCCTCAACTGGCCGGCTGGAGTCCGGGGGCGCGCCGTGATCGCCGCGACGGCGCTCCTCGCCGCCCTGTGGTTCGTCGACAGCCGTGCGACCATGCCTCCCGACGCGAGCTCGACCTGGTGGCTGCTCGGGTTCTTCTCCGTCACTCTCCCCGGCATGACGGTGTTGTCGCTGTGGTGGTGGGACGTTCTCATGACAGTCGACCGCGCCCGCGCCTCCGAGTCCCGCCTCGCAGCGACGCAGGAGCGGCTGCGCGTCGCCACCGACGTCCACGACCTTCAGGGTCACCACCTGCAGGTGATCGCACTCCAGCTGGAACTCGCCGAACGCCTCATGCCGAACGATCCGGATGCGGCCCTCACCCAACTGCGGGCCGCGCGGCAGAGCGTCGACGAGGCGCGCCAGGGCACGCGAGACCTCGCTCTGCGCTTCCGCTCCGTGCCCTTGACGGTCGAGATCGCGAACGCCGCAGATCTGCTGCGCGCGGCGGGCACGTCGGTGCAGGTGACGGTGCATGCTGACGCGGACCGGGCTCCGGCATCCGTTCTCGGTCCCGTCATCCGTGAGACCACCACCAACGCGCTGCGCCACGGTGGCGGCCGGTGGGCGCGCCTCTCGCTGACGCGCGACGCGGACGCCTGGCGCTACGAGATCGAGAACGATGCCGCGGATGCCTCGCCCAGTGCCGACGGCGCGGGGCTGGAGGGGATCGGCCGTCGGGTCGAGGACGGCGGCGGGTCCGTCGAGATACGGCGCCGCCCGCAGGAGTTCGCCGTCGCCGTGCGCGTCCCTGTGTCGACGGAGGAGTCCCGGTGA